TTACATGGCAATAGGATCATCCGCTGTCCAAGTAATacccaaaaataaaacagtcctTTAGGCACTGCACTGACCGGAGCAGCCGGAGTGCAATGTGCACACTTACGTAACTCACTGATTGCGAGGAGAAAGGCAGCAACATTATGTAAGTGCCTGCTTTTTccttgtgtgtttcttttttgtttggttggtttttgtttttttcttgctggctatgtattttttcagtgctcccaaaggctgttttatttttcagactctCTTTAACAAGACACAATCTTGCAAGAAAAGTACAAGTCTTTAAGGCTAATGTTACAATCCAAACAGAAGAGCTAGTTGCacaaagagaaaggattttcaaagtttcagctcattttaaatgacacttacattcatttctgcagtttttctgctATAAGCACACGGAGAACCTCATTCTGCATTCCACTAAACACCTCATATCCCCTTGATATTCAGTGAACATCTGGAGCCCAAATGAATACAGAATTAATCCCAAAGGCTGGACAACAAAACAGGCCAGGAACAATCCCTGCTACAAAAGTCACTGTGGAAATCTTGCAGCAGGTCAACTGAAATCTGGTTGCACTTCACCTCTGCTTTTGTAacacaagttttattttcaaaccaATTTCCCTTAGTCAGCTCTTGCCCATAGCATAGCATTAGCATAGCTAAAAGTGCAATGACCTAAACTATACTGATAAAGCCTACAACAGGGAGGTACATCCATTCTCAGTAGCAGGACATTCCCAGGACATTCTTCTACCAGATTCTTGACACCCTTCACTCTCCGAAGTTTTTGGAGGAGCTGATGGTACTCAGCTCCTCTGGCTTTCAcacctttcccctttcttccattggaaaaaaaaaaaaaaaaaaaaaaaaaggaaaaagaaagaaacaaagaaatttgaCAACACACACACTTTCCTCTATAGCCAcccccgccccccaccccactccacacacacagaggaaaataaagaaaaaaaaaggaagttgtaTGAGGAGCCAGTCTGGAATGAAATGGATTTTTGTACAGACAGTCATATTTGGCACTGTCAGCAAAAGCTTGCGGGTGGCCCTGTTTCTCTCCGAGCCTTAATGCCCTTTTTACActggtcatttaaaaatatcaccCAGAAAGTTCAGCTGTGTCGCTTATGACATTATTTTCACAATACTGCTGAATGGACTTGATGGAGAGATTtgtttccccccaccccagttCCATAAAACACTATACATTAAGGACGTATTCCATTTGGCCTTCAAGTAGCATTTGTACGGTCCATGCAGATCCGTGATTatcttccctttaaaaaaaatcaacagaaaaacagaactctCTGTTGGAGAGCATGGAAATTAAAAACTATTGGATCTTCCAAACTGACTGCTACAATCCTTAGGCAGAAGACAGGACTAAAGGGTCCTCACATGGTTCTAGCTGCATTCTCAGTACACCACTTTTATGAAGGAACCAGAGCTGTAGAAATTCCTCCGGCATGGCATGAAATCCAGAATCAGGCAAGACATTGTCATAGTAATGATGGCTAATAAACTTCCCGTGCAGGTCCACTGAGAACGGCCAGAAGCCATAAATTGTTACTTCTTCACACAGACCAAGGGCGGCACTGACTAGGAAAAGTCCTGTGGAAAGCCGTTTGGCATGGATACCTTTGCTCTTCCAGAACTTGCCAATGTCACGCAGGAAATTGGGGTTGGCAAAAAGCACCGCCTGCTTGGCACCGAAGTCTTCCAGGGTGTAGTAGACACGTAGGGAGGGTCCTGTCCCTGTCTTCATCGAGAAGGCTGGCATGTAGATGTAGCTGTGATTATACACCTTCACACTGTCCACAAATGCTTTTCGAGACCAAAGCAGATTCTGGAACCTgtaaaacaagagagaaaagcatGTTGATAACACAAaactttttctgcttgtttcaaAATCCAGCTACGAGCTGCTCTTCATACACAGATTTGTAGTTCATTGCACATCTTTCCTGAACCCAGAGAAAGTCCTGACAAAATTCAGTAATTTGTTTAGTccagaaacagtattttatcaTGAATATAACCTTTCC
This genomic window from Cygnus olor isolate bCygOlo1 chromosome 1, bCygOlo1.pri.v2, whole genome shotgun sequence contains:
- the ST8SIA1 gene encoding alpha-N-acetylneuraminide alpha-2,8-sialyltransferase isoform X2, with product MGNFCILSPLTIQLTLSSHRCNLPPLSSEYSKDVGTKTQLVTANPSIIQKRFQNLLWSRKAFVDSVKVYNHSYIYMPAFSMKTGTGPSLRVYYTLEDFGAKQAVLFANPNFLRDIGKFWKSKGIHAKRLSTGLFLVSAALGLCEEVTIYGFWPFSVDLHGKFISHHYYDNVLPDSGFHAMPEEFLQLWFLHKSGVLRMQLEPCEDPLVLSSA